A window from Nitrospira sp. ND1 encodes these proteins:
- the ruvB gene encoding Holliday junction branch migration DNA helicase RuvB → MSDRTVSNQLTDDERGLEAALRPHSLQEYVGQSRMKESLEICIEAAKRRGEALDHAIFYGPPGLGKTTIAHIIAREMGSAIRSTSGLVLSHAGDLAAILTNLQERDVLFIDEIHRLPASVEEALYPAMEDYQLDLVVGQGASTRTVKLELPRFTLVGATTRAGALTSPLRDRFGLVHRLEFYSSQELTSIVTRSAGLLNIPIDEAGAAEIARRARGTPRIVNRLIKRIRDYAEIKAGGRITKQVAQDALVWLAVDAAGLDEMDRRILLTVMEKFNGGPVGVDSLAAAVQEDRGTLEDVYEPYLIQAGFLERTGRGRQATRLAFDHFKKQKDLLPLSDDDTSVTTP, encoded by the coding sequence ATGTCTGACCGCACGGTAAGCAATCAATTGACCGACGACGAACGTGGCCTTGAAGCCGCGCTGCGCCCGCACAGCTTGCAGGAGTATGTCGGTCAGTCACGGATGAAGGAATCCCTGGAGATCTGTATCGAGGCGGCCAAACGCCGTGGTGAGGCGCTGGACCATGCCATTTTTTACGGGCCGCCGGGGCTCGGAAAGACCACGATTGCGCATATCATTGCGCGGGAGATGGGCTCAGCGATTCGGTCGACCTCGGGCTTAGTCCTGAGCCATGCCGGGGATCTGGCTGCGATTCTGACGAATTTGCAGGAACGGGATGTGTTGTTCATCGACGAAATCCACCGCCTCCCGGCCTCTGTCGAGGAGGCCCTGTACCCGGCCATGGAGGACTACCAACTGGATCTGGTGGTCGGTCAAGGGGCCTCCACGAGAACCGTGAAGCTGGAATTGCCGCGGTTTACGCTGGTCGGAGCCACGACCAGGGCCGGAGCATTGACGTCGCCGTTGCGGGACCGGTTCGGTTTGGTTCACAGGCTGGAGTTTTATTCGTCACAGGAACTTACATCGATCGTTACACGGTCGGCAGGGCTGCTGAATATTCCGATCGACGAGGCAGGTGCTGCGGAAATTGCTCGCCGGGCTCGCGGCACACCGCGTATCGTGAATCGGCTGATTAAACGTATCAGGGACTATGCCGAGATCAAGGCCGGTGGACGTATCACCAAGCAGGTGGCGCAGGACGCGTTGGTCTGGTTGGCAGTCGATGCCGCCGGATTGGATGAGATGGACCGGCGCATTCTCCTGACCGTCATGGAGAAGTTCAACGGCGGACCGGTCGGGGTGGATTCTTTAGCGGCGGCGGTGCAGGAGGACCGGGGTACGCTGGAGGACGTCTATGAGCCGTATCTGATCCAAGCCGGGTTTCTGGAACGCACCGGCCGCGGCCGGCAGGCGACCAGGCTGGCCTTCGACCATTTCAAAAAACAGAAAGACCTTCTGCCGCTCTCCGATGACGACACATCCGTCACAACTCCTTGA
- the ruvA gene encoding Holliday junction branch migration protein RuvA, which produces MIALLTGLMAFKAPSHVTLDVHGVGYEVLIPLSTYYSLPHQHELVTLSIHTHVREDAIQLYGFLTAAEKEAFLLLTGISGIGPKLGLSVLSTLSVRDLFSAIQAGDIEKLGTVSGIGKKSAARIALELKDKVARLHPAGEPAEPGSGRSANRLYEDALSALVNLGYRQPDVKEALKRIEKSGAMAQGLEGAIREALKDLAKG; this is translated from the coding sequence ATGATCGCCTTACTGACGGGCCTCATGGCCTTCAAGGCGCCTTCGCACGTCACGCTCGATGTGCATGGTGTCGGCTACGAAGTATTGATTCCCCTCAGTACCTACTATTCTCTTCCTCATCAGCATGAGCTTGTCACGCTCAGCATCCATACCCATGTGCGTGAGGATGCGATTCAACTCTATGGATTTCTGACCGCCGCGGAGAAAGAAGCCTTTCTGTTGCTGACGGGGATCTCCGGCATAGGACCCAAATTGGGACTAAGTGTCCTGTCCACCCTCTCGGTCCGCGATCTCTTTTCCGCCATCCAGGCCGGTGATATTGAGAAGCTGGGTACGGTGTCCGGGATCGGGAAAAAGTCTGCGGCGAGGATCGCGCTGGAATTGAAGGACAAGGTCGCGCGGTTGCATCCAGCGGGCGAACCGGCCGAGCCGGGGAGCGGACGATCTGCGAATCGGCTCTATGAGGACGCCCTGTCGGCCCTTGTGAATTTGGGCTATCGACAACCGGATGTGAAAGAAGCGTTGAAGAGGATCGAAAAGTCCGGCGCTATGGCGCAGGGACTGGAAGGCGCGATTCGTGAGGCACTCAAAGACCTGGCCAAGGGGTGA
- a CDS encoding YebC/PmpR family DNA-binding transcriptional regulator produces the protein MGGHSHWATIKRHKSAVDAKRGKVFTRIIRELTIAARSGGDPDGNPRLRLAIAKAKEANMPGDNMKKAIQRGTGELPGVTYEEFTLEGYGPGGTAVLMEITSDNRNRTVAEIRNLLTKNGGNMAEAGAVAWQFHKKGVLVLEKGKVEEDALLSLALEAGAEDVKVTDKAFEILTDTHDFEAVKKALSDAKIECTLAELNFIPQNTIALEEKAAEQMLKLMEILDEHDDVQKVYANFDISDEVMEKVAAATA, from the coding sequence ATGGGTGGCCACAGTCATTGGGCAACAATCAAGCGGCATAAATCAGCGGTCGACGCCAAGCGGGGGAAAGTCTTTACCCGTATTATCCGCGAGTTGACGATTGCGGCTCGATCAGGCGGGGACCCCGATGGCAATCCACGCTTGCGACTGGCCATTGCGAAGGCCAAAGAAGCCAACATGCCCGGCGATAACATGAAGAAGGCCATCCAGCGCGGCACGGGTGAATTGCCCGGTGTGACGTATGAGGAGTTCACGCTCGAAGGGTACGGTCCAGGAGGGACGGCGGTGCTGATGGAGATCACCTCCGATAATCGAAATCGTACCGTGGCCGAGATCCGCAATTTGTTGACCAAGAACGGCGGCAATATGGCGGAGGCGGGCGCGGTGGCCTGGCAGTTCCATAAAAAAGGGGTCTTGGTCCTTGAGAAGGGGAAGGTAGAAGAGGATGCGCTGCTAAGCTTAGCTTTGGAAGCCGGCGCCGAAGATGTGAAAGTGACAGACAAGGCCTTTGAAATCCTCACCGACACCCACGATTTTGAGGCGGTCAAAAAGGCGCTCAGCGATGCGAAAATCGAGTGCACGCTTGCCGAATTGAACTTCATCCCGCAGAATACGATCGCGCTGGAGGAGAAGGCTGCTGAGCAAATGTTGAAGCTCATGGAAATTCTGGATGAGCACGACGATGTGCAGAAGGTCTATGCGAACTTTGACATCTCCGACGAGGTCATGGAGAAGGTGGCTGCCGCTACCGCCTGA